One region of Syntrophobacter fumaroxidans MPOB genomic DNA includes:
- a CDS encoding PFL family protein yields MLSDREVLSTLEMLKNEHLDVRTVTLGVSLFDCAGHDPEKFKENVQRKIFRLAGNLVKVCDEIGIRYGIPVVNKRVAVSPIAVAACSFSRPQMVEVARKLDETAADIGIDFIGGFGALVEKGFTEGDRALIAAIPEALASTRRVCSSVNVASTRAGINMDAVYLMGKTIKDAAELTREADGIACAKLCVFANIPEDVPFMAGAYLGVGEPDSVINVGVSGPGVVKKAIDRARAANPHLDLGALSDIIKRTSFKVTRVGELIGRQVAEKLGVPFGVVDLSLAPTPNVGDSVGEIFQSLGLQSIGVPGTTAALALLNDAVKKGGAFASSYVGGLSGAFIPVSEDLNIAAAASRGYLSMEKLEAMTSVCSVGLDMVALAGDTSAETLAGIIADEMAIGVINKKTTAARLIPVPGKKAGEKASFGGLLGEAVIIAVSSNFGSREFISLGGRIPAPIHSLIN; encoded by the coding sequence ATGCTGAGCGATCGCGAAGTTCTTTCGACCCTTGAGATGCTGAAAAACGAACACCTGGACGTCAGGACCGTCACCCTGGGCGTCAGCCTTTTCGACTGCGCCGGCCACGATCCGGAGAAGTTCAAGGAGAACGTCCAGCGCAAGATTTTCCGCCTGGCCGGAAACCTGGTGAAAGTCTGCGATGAAATAGGGATACGGTACGGGATCCCGGTGGTGAACAAGCGCGTTGCGGTCAGTCCGATCGCCGTTGCGGCCTGTTCCTTTTCGCGCCCGCAGATGGTGGAAGTGGCTCGCAAGCTGGACGAAACCGCCGCGGACATCGGCATCGACTTCATCGGAGGGTTCGGAGCGCTGGTGGAAAAGGGCTTCACGGAAGGGGACCGCGCGCTCATCGCGGCGATTCCCGAAGCGTTGGCGTCGACACGGAGGGTCTGCTCCTCGGTGAACGTGGCGTCCACCCGCGCCGGCATCAACATGGATGCGGTCTATCTCATGGGAAAGACCATCAAGGATGCGGCGGAGCTGACCCGCGAGGCCGACGGCATCGCCTGTGCCAAGTTGTGCGTCTTCGCGAACATCCCCGAGGACGTTCCCTTCATGGCCGGCGCCTACCTGGGGGTGGGGGAGCCCGATTCGGTCATCAACGTGGGCGTGAGCGGCCCGGGAGTCGTGAAAAAGGCCATCGACCGGGCCAGGGCCGCCAATCCTCATCTCGACCTCGGGGCATTGTCCGACATCATCAAGCGGACATCCTTCAAGGTGACCCGCGTGGGAGAGCTCATCGGCCGCCAGGTGGCCGAAAAGCTCGGAGTGCCTTTCGGCGTGGTCGACCTGTCGCTTGCCCCCACGCCCAACGTGGGCGACAGCGTGGGGGAAATCTTCCAGAGCCTCGGGCTGCAGAGTATCGGGGTTCCGGGCACCACCGCCGCCCTGGCACTCCTCAACGACGCCGTCAAGAAAGGCGGGGCCTTCGCCAGCTCATACGTGGGCGGATTGAGCGGGGCCTTCATTCCCGTGAGTGAGGACCTGAACATCGCCGCGGCCGCATCCCGGGGTTATCTCAGCATGGAAAAGCTCGAGGCGATGACCAGCGTCTGTTCCGTCGGACTCGACATGGTGGCGCTCGCCGGCGATACGTCGGCCGAAACGCTCGCCGGAATCATCGCGGACGAAATGGCCATCGGCGTCATCAACAAGAAAACCACCGCCGCGCGCCTCATCCCGGTTCCCGGGAAGAAGGCGGGTGAAAAGGCTTCCTTCGGGGGACTCCTGGGTGAAGCCGTCATTATCGCGGTTTCCAGCAATTTCGGTTCCCGTGAATTCATCTCACTGGGGGGAAGAATCCCTGCCCCGATCCATAGCCTCATCAACTGA
- a CDS encoding hydrogenase small subunit encodes MKHQEGFEERLEEKGVSRRDFMKFCTFLSVTMGLSSSFVPKIAEALASPQRPPVVWLAFAECTGCAESLLRTTYPWIDTLVLDIISLDYHETIMAPSGEAAEKSLHDTVAKYPGKFICVVDGAIPTAEDGKYGMLGGRTFLEIAKEVCPKALATICIGTCASYGGLPAAAPNPTGAKSVKDAIGINTVNIPGCPPNPINFIGTVVNYLLFGKLPAVDDKGRPLFAYGQTIHDQCPRRGHFEAGEFVTSFESPEAKMGYCLYQLGCKGPETYNNCPLVKFNMGTSWPVQAGHPCIGCSEPNFWDKMSPFYKSL; translated from the coding sequence ATGAAGCACCAAGAAGGCTTCGAGGAACGGTTGGAAGAAAAAGGAGTTTCACGACGAGATTTCATGAAATTCTGCACATTCCTGTCGGTAACGATGGGGCTTTCTTCGTCGTTCGTACCCAAGATCGCTGAAGCGCTTGCTTCGCCTCAACGGCCGCCGGTCGTCTGGCTCGCTTTCGCGGAGTGTACCGGCTGCGCCGAGTCTCTGCTCAGAACAACCTATCCCTGGATCGACACCCTGGTCCTGGACATCATCTCCCTGGACTACCATGAAACCATCATGGCCCCGTCGGGTGAAGCAGCCGAGAAGTCGCTGCATGACACGGTCGCCAAGTATCCCGGAAAGTTCATCTGCGTGGTCGACGGTGCCATTCCCACGGCCGAGGACGGCAAGTACGGCATGCTTGGGGGACGCACTTTTCTCGAAATCGCCAAAGAGGTCTGCCCCAAGGCTTTGGCCACGATCTGCATCGGGACTTGCGCTTCCTACGGCGGCCTTCCCGCTGCCGCTCCCAATCCGACGGGAGCCAAGTCCGTAAAGGACGCCATCGGCATCAACACCGTCAATATTCCCGGCTGTCCGCCGAATCCCATCAATTTCATCGGGACGGTCGTGAACTATCTCCTGTTCGGTAAGCTTCCCGCCGTGGATGACAAGGGAAGACCGTTGTTCGCCTACGGTCAGACCATCCACGACCAGTGTCCGCGTCGAGGTCACTTCGAGGCCGGTGAATTCGTGACCTCCTTCGAATCGCCTGAGGCCAAGATGGGTTACTGCCTCTACCAGTTGGGCTGCAAGGGACCCGAGACGTACAACAACTGCCCGCTCGTGAAGTTCAACATGGGCACGAGCTGGCCGGTACAGGCGGGACATCCTTGCATCGGGTGCAGCGAGCCCAACTTCTGGGACAAGATGTCGCCTTTCTACAAGTCGCTGTAG
- a CDS encoding response regulator, translating to MDVEKIVLLVEDDAPLKRSLEKFLERAGYACHSCSTAREALALVEGNHYPIAIVEYHLPDANGAGLLEKLKLVRPGLAAIVLSEYDFQAVVNDLVRVNVGFFLKKPFDVVDLEAALSHAESQSGGIENEPGWKSEFKVEGVPASLFK from the coding sequence GTGGATGTTGAAAAGATCGTTCTGCTTGTTGAAGATGACGCCCCATTAAAACGTTCTTTGGAAAAATTTTTGGAACGGGCTGGGTATGCCTGCCACAGTTGCTCAACTGCACGTGAAGCGTTGGCGCTCGTCGAGGGGAATCATTATCCGATTGCGATTGTTGAATATCATCTTCCTGATGCGAATGGCGCGGGATTGTTGGAAAAGTTGAAGCTGGTAAGGCCTGGATTGGCTGCGATCGTGCTTTCTGAATATGATTTTCAGGCGGTTGTGAATGATCTGGTTCGAGTGAATGTTGGATTTTTTCTCAAGAAACCCTTCGATGTTGTCGATTTGGAAGCTGCACTTTCACATGCGGAATCACAATCCGGTGGAATCGAGAATGAACCGGGATGGAAATCGGAATTCAAAGTTGAGGGCGTGCCCGCCTCCCTTTTCAAGTAG
- a CDS encoding nickel-dependent hydrogenase large subunit, which yields MGQRVVIDPITRIEGHLRIEVEVTNGKVSNAWSSSTLFRGLEIMLQGRDPRDAYLFTQRACGVCTYVHGLASVRAVDDAAKITVPENARLIRNLLLGAQFLHDHIVHFYHLHALDWVDVVSALKADPKKTADLAAKVSPAPGSGISDFKETQGRVKKLVESGQLGIFANGYWGHPAYKLPPEVNLLAVAHYLQALRQQARTARMHAIFGGKNPHVQSLVVGGVTCATDLTPDRLAEFKYLYKETMDFVKQYYIPDLKAVAGFYKDWGKIGGTKNFLVYGEFPQSDKEPDSFLFPRGAIFKRNIGQVQAVDMAQVQEHVKRSWYEGDKALHPSEGETKPKYEALDVEKRYSWMKAPRYKGEPMEVGPLARVLVAYGKGHAPTKKAVDGLLKELGVPVDALFSTLGRTAARGLETAIIGDSMEGWLNQLIENVGKGNTKIYQDYQMPAEAMGAGLNDVPRGALGHWVQIKDQKIANFQLVVPSTWNLGPRCAQNKPGPVEEALMGTPVADPKRPVEILRTVHSFDPCIACGVHVIDPKSNEVYKFRVV from the coding sequence ATGGGACAGCGAGTAGTCATCGACCCGATCACCCGTATCGAGGGTCATCTGCGTATAGAAGTGGAAGTGACCAACGGCAAGGTGTCCAACGCCTGGAGCAGCTCGACGCTCTTCCGCGGCCTCGAGATCATGCTCCAGGGACGCGATCCCCGCGACGCCTACCTGTTCACCCAGAGAGCCTGCGGCGTGTGCACTTACGTTCACGGCCTGGCATCGGTCCGCGCGGTGGACGATGCGGCCAAGATCACGGTGCCCGAGAATGCACGACTGATTCGTAACCTGCTCCTCGGCGCCCAGTTCCTTCATGACCACATTGTGCACTTTTATCACCTGCACGCCCTCGACTGGGTGGATGTGGTCAGCGCGCTCAAGGCCGATCCCAAGAAGACGGCGGATTTGGCCGCAAAGGTCTCGCCCGCCCCGGGCAGCGGCATCAGCGACTTCAAGGAAACTCAGGGCCGCGTGAAAAAACTGGTCGAAAGCGGTCAGTTGGGCATCTTCGCCAACGGTTACTGGGGGCATCCGGCGTACAAGCTGCCCCCCGAGGTCAACCTGCTGGCGGTCGCGCATTACCTGCAAGCCTTGCGGCAGCAGGCCCGCACCGCTCGAATGCACGCCATCTTCGGCGGCAAGAACCCGCATGTCCAGAGCCTCGTGGTCGGCGGCGTCACCTGCGCCACCGATCTGACCCCGGATCGCCTCGCCGAATTCAAGTACCTTTACAAAGAGACCATGGATTTCGTCAAGCAGTACTACATCCCCGATCTGAAAGCCGTGGCGGGCTTTTACAAAGACTGGGGCAAGATCGGCGGAACCAAGAATTTCCTCGTCTACGGTGAATTCCCTCAGAGCGACAAGGAACCCGACAGCTTCCTCTTCCCGCGGGGCGCCATTTTCAAGCGCAACATCGGCCAGGTGCAGGCGGTCGATATGGCCCAGGTGCAGGAGCACGTGAAGCGCAGCTGGTACGAAGGCGACAAGGCGCTGCATCCTTCCGAGGGTGAAACCAAGCCCAAGTACGAGGCCCTCGACGTCGAAAAGCGGTACAGCTGGATGAAGGCCCCGCGCTACAAGGGCGAACCCATGGAGGTCGGGCCGCTGGCGCGCGTGCTGGTGGCCTACGGCAAGGGTCACGCCCCGACCAAGAAAGCCGTGGACGGCCTGTTGAAAGAGTTGGGCGTTCCCGTGGACGCTCTCTTCTCGACGCTCGGCAGGACTGCGGCCAGAGGTCTGGAAACGGCGATCATCGGCGATTCCATGGAAGGCTGGCTGAACCAGTTGATCGAGAACGTCGGCAAAGGCAATACCAAGATATACCAGGATTACCAGATGCCCGCCGAAGCCATGGGAGCGGGTCTGAACGACGTTCCCCGCGGCGCGCTCGGGCACTGGGTCCAGATCAAGGACCAGAAGATCGCCAACTTCCAGCTGGTCGTTCCGTCCACCTGGAACCTCGGTCCGCGTTGCGCGCAAAACAAGCCGGGACCGGTCGAGGAAGCCCTGATGGGAACCCCGGTGGCCGATCCGAAGCGTCCGGTGGAAATCCTGCGCACCGTTCATTCCTTTGACCCGTGCATCGCGTGCGGCGTCCATGTGATCGATCCGAAGTCCAACGAGGTCTACAAGTTCAGGGTTGTGTAG
- a CDS encoding HypC/HybG/HupF family hydrogenase formation chaperone, producing MCLAIPAEVLEIEDEMATVRVGDAIRRTSLMLLPEKPKLGDYVIIHAGFALHTVDPQEAMESLRILREMAALAGDDPPEG from the coding sequence ATGTGCCTGGCCATTCCAGCGGAAGTCTTGGAGATCGAGGACGAAATGGCGACCGTGCGAGTGGGAGATGCGATTCGCAGGACTTCCCTGATGCTGCTGCCGGAGAAACCGAAGCTGGGAGATTACGTCATCATTCACGCGGGGTTTGCTCTGCATACCGTCGATCCGCAGGAAGCCATGGAATCCCTGCGCATCCTTCGCGAGATGGCTGCGCTGGCCGGTGACGATCCGCCCGAGGGGTAG
- a CDS encoding HyaD/HybD family hydrogenase maturation endopeptidase codes for MSEKRILVLGVGNVLLKDEGVGVKVIETLGSEYAFSSNVELMDGGTLGLRLLDPICDADFLIVVDAVLNGGTPGTLYRLPVSEIEKRVTFKNSLHQLDLVETLAYAEILGRRPDAVIIGVEPEDISPWGLEMTDVVKAAFREICSKVLEEIERAGGSFRRINPDDLSSVK; via the coding sequence ATGAGTGAAAAGCGGATTTTGGTCCTGGGGGTGGGCAACGTTCTTCTCAAGGATGAGGGTGTTGGAGTCAAGGTCATCGAGACGCTTGGCTCCGAATACGCTTTTTCGTCCAACGTCGAACTGATGGACGGCGGCACCCTTGGACTGCGGCTTCTCGACCCCATTTGCGACGCGGACTTTCTGATCGTTGTGGATGCGGTCCTGAACGGAGGGACTCCCGGCACGCTCTACCGCCTCCCGGTGAGCGAAATCGAAAAGCGGGTCACGTTCAAGAATTCGCTCCACCAGCTGGATCTTGTCGAAACTCTGGCCTACGCGGAAATCCTGGGCAGACGGCCGGACGCCGTCATCATCGGAGTCGAACCGGAGGACATTTCGCCCTGGGGGCTGGAGATGACGGATGTGGTGAAGGCCGCGTTCCGGGAGATTTGTTCGAAGGTGCTCGAGGAAATCGAACGGGCGGGGGGCTCCTTTCGAAGAATCAATCCGGATGACTTGTCTTCCGTGAAATGA
- a CDS encoding sigma-54-dependent transcriptional regulator → MREKHKILIVDDETPFRSALRRLLEKNHIVMEAETGAKGLEISEREEPDLILLDIGLPDMSGLELLPRFKEQRPSPTVVMITAYERIKDVVMAIKRGAFDYLVKPVDIDEFELTIQNALEHAGLKNEVDRLRQQVQKLHGVDRLVGKDPKFLDAQMLAIKSAQSRDAGVLIQGASGVGKELFAKLIHTRSPRAAYPFVALNCAAFSTEIIESELFGYERGAFTGAKAEGKEGLLQVADGGTLFLDEVVDLHPEIQAKLLRVMEEKEFYPVGGTRKKKVDIRIVSACNQDLWQLTEQGRFRKDLFFRLATIRIDLPSLRERPDDILPLALFFIEEFNDKYGKRFRGLSPRAEQLLTDHSWPGNVRELRNTIERVVLLENDENVLGRHLHFLSPPGKGEPEPSGERFTVGLPQEGIGLEEMEKEIILKAYDKCGKNKSKTARFLRLPRHVLLYRLKKYGIED, encoded by the coding sequence ATGCGAGAAAAACACAAGATCCTCATCGTTGACGACGAAACCCCTTTTCGTTCGGCGTTGCGTCGCCTTCTGGAAAAAAACCACATCGTCATGGAAGCCGAAACGGGTGCGAAGGGACTCGAGATTTCCGAGCGGGAGGAGCCCGATCTGATCCTTCTCGATATCGGTCTGCCCGACATGAGCGGGCTGGAGCTTCTGCCCCGGTTCAAGGAACAGCGGCCTTCCCCCACCGTGGTGATGATCACCGCCTACGAGCGCATCAAGGATGTGGTGATGGCGATCAAGCGCGGCGCCTTCGACTACCTCGTGAAACCCGTCGACATCGACGAGTTCGAATTGACCATCCAGAACGCCCTGGAACACGCGGGGCTGAAAAACGAGGTGGACCGCCTGCGCCAGCAGGTGCAGAAGCTGCACGGCGTCGATCGCCTGGTGGGCAAGGATCCGAAGTTCCTGGATGCCCAGATGCTCGCCATAAAGAGCGCCCAGAGCCGGGATGCCGGGGTCTTGATTCAGGGGGCTAGCGGCGTGGGGAAGGAGCTGTTCGCCAAGCTGATCCACACGCGGAGCCCAAGGGCTGCGTATCCCTTCGTGGCCCTGAATTGCGCCGCCTTCAGCACCGAAATCATCGAAAGCGAGCTTTTCGGATACGAACGAGGCGCATTCACGGGGGCCAAGGCCGAAGGCAAGGAAGGGCTGCTGCAGGTTGCCGACGGCGGGACGCTTTTCCTCGACGAAGTGGTGGACCTGCACCCGGAGATCCAGGCCAAGCTTCTGCGCGTCATGGAGGAAAAGGAGTTCTACCCGGTCGGAGGCACGCGCAAGAAAAAAGTGGACATCCGCATCGTGTCTGCCTGTAACCAGGATCTGTGGCAGCTCACGGAACAGGGACGATTCCGCAAGGATCTTTTTTTTCGCCTGGCAACCATCCGCATAGACCTCCCGTCTCTGCGGGAACGGCCCGACGACATCCTTCCACTGGCCCTGTTTTTCATCGAGGAATTCAACGACAAGTACGGCAAACGCTTCCGGGGCCTCAGCCCAAGGGCCGAACAGCTCCTTACGGACCATTCCTGGCCGGGAAACGTGCGCGAACTGCGCAATACCATCGAGCGTGTCGTTCTGCTGGAAAACGATGAAAACGTCCTCGGGCGCCACCTGCACTTCCTCTCGCCTCCAGGGAAGGGCGAGCCGGAACCTTCGGGGGAACGGTTTACCGTCGGGCTGCCTCAGGAGGGGATCGGGCTTGAAGAGATGGAAAAGGAAATCATTTTGAAGGCCTATGACAAGTGCGGAAAGAACAAGTCGAAGACCGCCCGGTTTCTTCGGCTCCCTCGGCACGTTCTTCTCTACCGCCTCAAGAAGTACGGGATTGAAGATTGA
- the glgX gene encoding glycogen debranching protein GlgX, whose product MMPIQYATRPGSRYPGGATVDSGGVNFAVFSRNATAMELLLYESADCPEPFQVIRLDPETNRTFFSWHVYVEGLTAGAHYTWRVDGPDDTKRSGRRFDRTRELLDPWAAAVTDRLWNRNRACLNGGGAPSMRAAVVSGGYDWEGDRPLESPSESTIIYELHVGGFTRHPSSKVAHPGTFRGLIEKIPYLKDLGITHVELMPVMAFDEQDLPESVAALGLKNFWGYSTHSFYGPHPGYCVTPEAGTHAHEFRDMVKALHRAGIGVILDVVFNHTAEGGARGPVINFKGFVNELFYHLEPNDRSVYRDYTGCGNTVNCNHPLPARFIIRCLEGWVREMHVDGFRFDLASVMARGEDGNPMRHPPVLWNIEFSDVLLNTRIIAEAWDAAGLYQVGTFPGLRWAEWNGRYRDVMRRFVRGEPGLAGQAATNLSGSSDLYQPLDRLPTNSINFITCHDGFTLNDLVSFNDKHNDANGENNRDGSNDNLSWNCGVEGDTDDPQVLALRRRQVKNYMAILLLSQGVPMILAGDEVLRTQRGNNNCYCQDNELGWLDWTLMEKNRDVLRFVREMIAFRKRHPCLMRTRFLTGRKQPGRSLPDVSWHGIRLNEPPWSDPDARTLACTLSATEDHEEDLHVILNMASDPVSLDLPEIAGLSWHRAVDTWLPSPEDILRVPDQLPVRDHRILAHARCVMVFEGRPGRS is encoded by the coding sequence ATGATGCCAATACAATACGCGACCAGGCCGGGATCGAGGTATCCCGGTGGAGCCACGGTCGATTCGGGAGGGGTCAATTTCGCGGTCTTCAGTCGGAACGCGACCGCGATGGAACTGCTGCTTTACGAATCCGCGGACTGCCCGGAGCCTTTCCAGGTGATTCGGCTCGACCCCGAAACCAACAGGACCTTTTTTTCCTGGCACGTCTATGTGGAAGGACTGACCGCCGGCGCGCACTACACCTGGCGAGTGGACGGTCCCGACGATACGAAACGATCCGGAAGACGCTTCGACCGGACCCGGGAACTGCTGGACCCATGGGCGGCGGCGGTCACGGATCGGCTCTGGAACCGCAACCGGGCCTGTCTTAACGGCGGCGGCGCTCCATCCATGCGCGCTGCGGTCGTGTCCGGCGGCTACGACTGGGAAGGAGACCGACCGCTGGAGTCCCCATCCGAGTCCACCATCATCTATGAATTGCACGTCGGGGGCTTCACGCGGCATCCATCATCCAAAGTCGCCCATCCCGGCACCTTTCGGGGCCTGATCGAAAAAATCCCCTATTTGAAGGATCTGGGCATCACTCACGTGGAATTGATGCCGGTCATGGCCTTTGACGAACAGGATCTTCCCGAGTCGGTCGCCGCCCTGGGACTGAAAAACTTCTGGGGCTACAGCACGCACAGCTTTTACGGCCCCCACCCGGGGTACTGCGTCACCCCCGAGGCGGGGACTCACGCTCATGAATTCCGCGACATGGTCAAGGCGCTTCACCGCGCGGGCATCGGTGTGATCCTCGACGTGGTGTTCAATCACACCGCCGAAGGCGGGGCCCGCGGGCCCGTCATCAATTTCAAGGGCTTCGTCAACGAGCTGTTCTATCACCTCGAACCCAACGACCGGAGCGTCTACCGCGACTATACGGGCTGCGGCAACACTGTCAACTGCAACCACCCCCTGCCGGCAAGATTCATCATTCGCTGTCTTGAGGGCTGGGTCCGGGAAATGCACGTGGACGGCTTCCGGTTCGACCTCGCCAGCGTCATGGCCCGCGGTGAAGACGGCAACCCGATGCGGCACCCGCCGGTGCTTTGGAATATCGAATTCTCGGACGTTCTCCTGAACACCCGAATCATTGCCGAAGCGTGGGACGCCGCCGGCCTCTACCAGGTGGGAACATTTCCCGGCCTGCGCTGGGCGGAATGGAACGGAAGATACCGGGACGTCATGCGCCGTTTCGTCCGCGGCGAACCCGGGCTTGCGGGACAGGCGGCAACCAATCTGAGCGGCAGCAGCGATCTCTACCAGCCGCTGGACCGTCTTCCGACGAACAGCATCAATTTCATCACGTGCCACGACGGCTTCACATTGAACGACCTTGTCAGTTTCAACGACAAACACAATGACGCCAACGGCGAAAACAACCGGGACGGGAGCAACGACAACCTGAGCTGGAACTGCGGGGTGGAGGGAGACACCGACGACCCGCAAGTCCTGGCGCTGCGGCGCCGGCAGGTGAAGAATTACATGGCGATCCTGCTGCTGAGCCAGGGAGTTCCCATGATCCTGGCGGGCGATGAGGTGCTGAGGACCCAGCGCGGGAACAACAACTGCTACTGCCAGGACAACGAGTTGGGTTGGCTCGATTGGACTCTCATGGAGAAAAACCGGGACGTGCTCCGGTTTGTCCGGGAAATGATCGCATTCCGAAAGCGTCATCCATGCCTCATGCGAACCCGCTTCCTGACGGGCCGAAAGCAGCCGGGAAGGTCCCTCCCCGACGTGAGCTGGCACGGCATCAGGCTCAACGAGCCGCCATGGAGCGATCCGGATGCCCGAACGCTTGCCTGCACCCTGTCCGCCACGGAAGATCATGAAGAAGACTTGCACGTGATCCTCAATATGGCTTCGGACCCCGTTTCGCTTGACCTGCCGGAGATCGCGGGTCTGAGCTGGCACCGTGCGGTGGATACGTGGCTGCCAAGCCCGGAAGATATTCTCAGGGTGCCCGATCAACTGCCTGTCCGGGACCATCGCATTCTGGCCCACGCACGCTGCGTGATGGTATTCGAAGGAAGACCGGGGAGAAGTTGA
- a CDS encoding glycine cleavage system protein R, which yields MKKIIISVLGHDRPGIIAAVSKILLEHECNIEDVSQTILQTEFAGIFIASVPERASEQSLSAALREKLEPMGLSVLLKRMWETEVWAAPPSEPFVITTVGPDRLGLVAGVTELLAGYGVNITNLKALFRGGSDPTRNVMIYEVDIPLGIDQHAFRAALQERCRELDLDVSLQHRDVFEAIHRV from the coding sequence ATGAAGAAGATCATCATTTCCGTTCTCGGGCACGACAGACCGGGCATCATTGCCGCCGTCTCGAAGATACTGCTCGAACACGAGTGCAATATCGAAGACGTCAGCCAGACGATTCTCCAGACGGAGTTCGCCGGCATCTTCATCGCCTCGGTTCCCGAGCGCGCCTCCGAACAGTCGCTGTCGGCAGCCTTGCGCGAGAAGCTCGAACCGATGGGGTTGTCGGTGCTCCTCAAGCGCATGTGGGAAACCGAGGTGTGGGCCGCCCCGCCGAGCGAGCCCTTCGTCATCACCACCGTCGGCCCGGACCGGCTCGGATTGGTGGCCGGCGTGACCGAGCTGTTGGCCGGATACGGAGTGAACATCACCAACCTCAAGGCGTTGTTCCGTGGCGGCAGCGATCCCACGCGCAACGTCATGATCTATGAAGTGGACATTCCGCTGGGAATCGATCAACACGCCTTCCGCGCGGCGCTCCAGGAGCGCTGCCGGGAACTTGACCTCGATGTGAGCCTCCAGCACCGGGACGTGTTCGAGGCGATTCACCGCGTATAG